The genomic segment TTGGCGGCCTTTTGTTCCAGGTATTGCTTCCTGTTATTCTCAATTTCTTCCGTTTTCTTTTCGTACTCAATTAAAGCTTGTGCAGCGGATGAGACGAATATGGCCACTTTCTTGTTTTCCAACTCTTTCTGGAATTGCTTCAGGAAGTTCTCCGGTTCTCCTGTCCACTTTCCCATTTGCATTCCGCTGCCGACAATAACTAAATCATATGTAGAAATATCTTTGACCTTTTCCTTTTTAGCATTGACAACCCTGATTTCCAGCCCCTCTTCTCGGAGGACTCTGGCGATTTCTTCCGAGGTGCTTTGAGTAGCCCCGTAACGAGTTCCGTAAACAATCAACGCCTTCTTATCCATTCTCCATCCCCCTCATTATTAAGTGATGATATTATACCATTCGCTAATGGCTGGGTTTTTGCTTTTAACACCTAAACTCTATACCACCATTCTCTTAGCCTTCTCCTTCTTACTAAAAGTCGGAAGCTACTATTGGAGCTAATGTGGCTAAAGAATGGTGGAGATAGCCTGATGTTGCAGAGGTTATTAGGGTATACAAGCTAATTATGACGAATAGATATTATCAGAGGTAGGGTGTTATGATGCGGTGGAAGCGCATAAGAGATATAGTCCGGGGGACAATCTTAAGACTTAGTCTTGCTTTGGCCGGTGCTTTGATTTGTCCCATTCAGGCGAACTGCAATTGGGGCATTCTTTCGGTGTTCCCGCCGGAACCGACTGCCGCCATATGAAGCCACAACGCAGGCATCTTAATGTATGACGTTTATCGTTATCCATACTCACATTATACGGTTATATTCGCACAATGTCATTGTTTTAGAATAAGGCCAGGTCAATGCCGCGGCAGTGAAAAAGTTAGTAGGAACCGTTGTCCATAAAGGGATAAGACAGCTATGCTGGTTTAGGGCAAGGGGAAGCAATGGAATGAGGCCTTTATTATGCGGTATACTTCACATTATTGTTTAAGATAACGCTTAACTTTCTACCGTGGAGAGGTAATGGGCGAGATATCAAAATCCAGGAAATCCGAGAAGGCTCATATCTATATTACCGGGATGACCTGCGCTAACTGTGCAGCTACAGTTGAGAATGGTCTGGCTGGGATTCATGGGGTGGAGCAAGCCAATGTTAACTTTGCCTCAGGAAAGGCTTTCATAGAGTATGATCCCTCAAAGGTAAGTCTTGCCAAAATTAAGCATACTATAGACCAATTGGGCTATGGGGTAGCGACCAAGAAGTCTATCTTACCGGTAGGTGAGATGACCTGTGCTTCCTGTGTTGCCCGTGTCAAGCAGGCTCTATTGAGCGTACCCGGGGTAGTCTCAGCCAGTGTCAACCTGGCTTCAGAAAAAGCCACTGTGGAGTTCATTGAGGGGACGGAGCTAGCTGATCTGAGACGAGCAGTAAAAGAAGCTGGCTATGAACTGGGTTCGGAAGTCGGGACTTTGGAGGATGTCACCATTGCCGCCCAGGGAGAGATTCGAACCGTAAGAAACAGATTTATCCTGGCCGCTATCATCACCGGCGTCATCATGGCTCTAATGTGGGCCCCCTCTTTCATTGGTAAGCCGTATCTGCTATGGGTTCTAGCTACACCAGTGCTGTTCTGGGTAGGGTGGCGATTCTACCGGGGGGCCTGGAGCGCGCTGCAGCATAGAACCGCCGATATGAATACCCTGATTGCGGTGGGTACCTCGGCAGCTTACTTCTACAGTATGGCAGCTGTTCTCTTCCCCGGTTATTTCACTGCTGAAGGACTGGAATCCCATCTGTACTTTGATACCTCGGCGATGATAATTACCTTGATTCTCCTGGGTCGTTTTCTAGAGGCTAGGGCCAGAGGAAAG from the Dehalococcoidales bacterium genome contains:
- a CDS encoding flavodoxin domain-containing protein, with amino-acid sequence MDKKALIVYGTRYGATQSTSEEIARVLREEGLEIRVVNAKKEKVKDISTYDLVIVGSGMQMGKWTGEPENFLKQFQKELENKKVAIFVSSAAQALIEYEKKTEEIENNRKQYLEQKAAKYNLHPVSMVILGGVWDFNKMNVLLRKTLASFKPRIEAAGFKEIKPGLYDTRDWNAIRTWAKELASKTG